From Armatimonadota bacterium, the proteins below share one genomic window:
- a CDS encoding helix-turn-helix transcriptional regulator: MEFTTGSGNVFADLGLPEPEERLAKARVAYRIHEVIASLGLTQAQAARRTGLTQPNVSDITRGRLKGFTLERLFQCLNALDQDVEIVIRPKKPDADGAVTHVSIADNV, translated from the coding sequence ATGGAGTTCACAACAGGAAGCGGTAACGTTTTCGCCGATCTCGGTCTGCCGGAACCAGAGGAGCGCCTGGCCAAGGCGCGCGTTGCCTATCGTATTCACGAGGTCATCGCCTCCTTGGGTTTGACCCAAGCGCAGGCGGCCCGTCGAACTGGCCTTACACAGCCGAACGTCTCGGACATCACGCGTGGGAGGCTGAAAGGCTTTACGCTTGAACGGCTGTTCCAGTGCTTGAATGCGCTCGACCAGGATGTTGAGATCGTCATCCGGCCCAAGAAGCCTGACGCCGATGGGGCAGTCACGCATGTGTCGATTGCAGACAACGTGTAG
- the dapF gene encoding diaminopimelate epimerase — protein MRFTKMHALGNDFIALNGYDLPPHDWRQLAIDMCDRHYGAGADGLFVAFPSDTADVRMLFFNPDGSEDRCGNALRCLGRFLHDEDITQKTHVAVDTFGGTVHLWIHKCEEDDCTVTVDLGAPALNPIAIPMSVAGDRALNVPVTVAGRNLILHACSTGTPHAIILVDEMPDEATFQTASPLIENHPLFPERTTLEWTHFTSPHRAEIRIWERAVGETLGCGTGAAAVAVIGHLLGISANPVTVVSKGGEVKASWDGDDAVTLSGPAYIVYTGDWKERSGDAG, from the coding sequence ATGCGATTCACGAAAATGCACGCGTTGGGCAACGACTTCATTGCCCTGAACGGATACGACCTGCCGCCCCACGATTGGCGGCAGTTGGCGATCGACATGTGCGATCGTCACTACGGCGCCGGCGCGGACGGGCTGTTCGTCGCCTTCCCCTCGGATACAGCCGACGTCCGGATGCTGTTCTTCAACCCGGACGGTTCCGAGGACCGTTGCGGCAACGCCCTCCGGTGCCTCGGGCGCTTCCTGCATGACGAGGACATCACGCAGAAAACCCACGTCGCTGTCGATACTTTCGGGGGGACGGTCCACCTCTGGATCCACAAGTGCGAAGAGGACGATTGCACGGTCACCGTCGACCTTGGCGCCCCCGCGCTGAACCCGATAGCCATTCCGATGTCCGTTGCCGGCGACCGGGCGCTCAACGTCCCCGTCACGGTCGCGGGCCGCAACCTTATCCTGCACGCGTGCTCAACGGGCACGCCCCACGCGATCATCCTCGTCGACGAAATGCCTGATGAAGCGACGTTCCAGACGGCCAGCCCCCTCATCGAGAACCACCCTCTGTTCCCGGAGCGCACGACACTGGAATGGACCCATTTCACATCACCGCACCGGGCGGAGATCCGCATATGGGAGCGCGCCGTGGGGGAAACGCTGGGCTGCGGAACCGGCGCCGCGGCGGTTGCGGTTATCGGCCACCTGCTCGGGATCTCGGCGAACCCGGTCACCGTCGTCTCCAAAGGCGGCGAAGTGAAGGCCTCCTGGGACGGGGACGATGCGGTGACCCTCTCCGGTCCGGCCTACATCGTGTATACAGGGGACTGGAAGGAGCGCTCCGGCGACGCAGGGTGA
- a CDS encoding family 10 glycosylhydrolase: protein MKVLLFSLLLLMGGFAMAEDAVSTKPEARAIWVVRYDMTTPQNIQRVVDTAVKYNFNAIIVQVRGRGDAYYLNGLEPRAEALDKQPADFDPLQTAIDLGHKSGLQVHAWLNTCYVWGGTSKPKDPKHVVNAHPEWLMADRLGSVPLVASPNLEGAFLDPGNPDARKHIHDVFLDVARRYNVDGIHFDYVRYPNRDMGFNDSDIKAFKSTILPALTPEEREAMDLMPARDAWPAMYPAKWAQWRRDNVTGLVRRIYKDVKAIKPNVAVSAALIPWGAFTKWEDSEPYNSTFQDWFGWMREGILDIAIPMTYHTDTGQWAGWVKAAMENRHKTHLWAGIGDWLLTGASDAEKVKVGRTLGVQGISFFAFDSLMGEDPESTVKDASKLDTLLKTVYQQKVPVPDFRAPQPDAKAPEAVLPKPSEAEQPRW from the coding sequence ATGAAGGTTCTGTTGTTCTCGCTCCTGCTCCTGATGGGAGGGTTCGCCATGGCGGAAGACGCCGTCTCGACCAAGCCGGAGGCGCGCGCAATCTGGGTCGTGCGCTACGACATGACCACCCCGCAGAATATCCAGCGCGTGGTCGATACCGCGGTGAAGTACAACTTCAATGCGATTATCGTACAAGTGCGCGGCCGCGGCGACGCCTACTACCTGAACGGCCTCGAACCGCGCGCAGAAGCGCTGGACAAGCAGCCCGCCGATTTCGACCCCCTGCAGACCGCCATCGACCTGGGCCACAAATCCGGCCTCCAGGTCCACGCGTGGTTGAACACGTGCTACGTGTGGGGCGGTACCTCCAAACCGAAGGATCCGAAGCACGTCGTCAACGCGCACCCCGAGTGGCTGATGGCCGACCGCCTGGGCAGCGTGCCGCTCGTCGCCAGCCCCAACCTCGAAGGCGCGTTCCTCGATCCCGGCAACCCGGATGCCCGCAAGCACATCCACGATGTCTTCCTGGACGTGGCGCGGCGCTACAACGTGGACGGTATCCACTTTGACTACGTCCGCTACCCTAACCGCGACATGGGTTTCAATGACAGCGACATCAAGGCGTTCAAATCGACCATCCTGCCCGCGCTGACTCCCGAAGAGCGCGAGGCGATGGACCTGATGCCGGCACGCGACGCCTGGCCGGCGATGTACCCGGCGAAATGGGCGCAGTGGCGGCGCGACAACGTGACGGGCCTCGTGCGCCGCATCTACAAGGACGTGAAGGCCATCAAGCCCAACGTGGCGGTTTCCGCCGCGCTCATCCCGTGGGGCGCGTTTACTAAATGGGAGGATTCGGAGCCGTACAACAGCACGTTCCAGGACTGGTTCGGCTGGATGCGAGAGGGCATCCTCGATATCGCTATCCCGATGACGTACCACACGGATACCGGCCAGTGGGCCGGTTGGGTGAAGGCCGCGATGGAGAACCGGCACAAGACGCACCTTTGGGCCGGCATCGGCGACTGGCTGCTCACCGGGGCAAGCGACGCCGAGAAGGTGAAGGTGGGTCGCACGCTGGGCGTCCAGGGCATCAGCTTCTTCGCGTTCGACAGCCTGATGGGCGAGGACCCCGAGTCCACGGTGAAGGACGCAAGCAAACTGGACACGCTGCTCAAGACAGTGTACCAGCAGAAGGTCCCGGTCCCGGACTTCCGAGCCCCGCAGCCGGACGCGAAAGCGCCGGAAGCCGTGCTCCCAAAGCCCAGCGAGGCCGAACAGCCGAGGTGGTAA
- a CDS encoding VOC family protein produces MQVEPYLFFSGQCEEAFKFYAQCLGGKITAMHTHRETPAGPQTPPEWQDKIMHARLELGGTVLMGSDSPPEWYEAPKGFSVSLSAGSPAEADRIFGLLAENGTIKMPIQETFWAARFGMLVDRFGIPWMINCDKPE; encoded by the coding sequence ATGCAAGTTGAACCTTACCTGTTTTTCAGCGGTCAGTGCGAAGAGGCTTTCAAGTTCTATGCGCAGTGCCTGGGAGGCAAGATCACAGCCATGCACACTCACCGGGAAACCCCGGCTGGGCCGCAGACGCCCCCGGAATGGCAGGACAAGATCATGCACGCTCGTCTTGAACTGGGCGGCACGGTACTGATGGGCTCCGACTCCCCGCCGGAATGGTATGAGGCGCCGAAAGGATTCTCGGTATCACTTTCGGCCGGTTCACCGGCCGAAGCCGATCGCATATTCGGCCTACTGGCCGAAAACGGTACGATCAAGATGCCGATTCAGGAGACCTTCTGGGCTGCGCGTTTCGGCATGCTCGTGGACCGGTTCGGCATCCCCTGGATGATCAACTGCGACAAACCGGAGTGA
- a CDS encoding serine hydrolase domain-containing protein, with protein sequence MSIGTLPLLIPAVIAVSAIAAPALAAETPPPFSGFIKDWVIIGPFQNPERSGPDDRGAFDTDYLSPIGGEAKARIRPETTLATPGGDTVSAKSVRLSGNTLDFALHYPFTDHKLAYAYAELNAPADQEAVFFLGSDDGVKVFVNGKNVFETLLFPGRGYVARQDRFNVRLRKGTNTILAKVENATGAWVLGMEAFTGKEAEDITLALKKAEDNRDFQNQEVVPATMWPGYAFSAEEGRFPRIVWRDVDHVRELAGDVPLTVRWFDKDLNEVKAPKAPGRYGAYIEGKTKDGMVVKRAMTFCGVSAASLFGAEWGLDVPYLGSPIDPKVWDEQRINVANAAGGIFRESFLSSQAGAGVLAALIDAKPTGSPAGVLDGPDVKYDDYHLALRLKLEKRADKVRPLAPPKTVSGSPAEVLHAGTPAEAGVKADAKERIDAVCRKWAEDSGEPFTILVARHGAIITHQAFGKSADGTPLPLDYRHDVASITKAVSGMLFSQFVDQGFTAIDDPIGKYLPGFPTKGKKALTFRHLFTHTSGLAGHGEWGGIHNPYLDNVVLNGLDSLDPGAAHNYNGMGYDLAGKAMEAMTGKSIIRLFHDNLYRPLGIGDVPMADLAYGARLTAYQLGALGQVLANHGRYGDKQFVSEETFAQMLPRSLKEFYPEVDVEWGIGLTWFRETKPGAPTNSTDPKDMILGNRVIGHGSATACILRVDLDHELVIAQIRATAGPKYDEYLKQFLTSVADSLT encoded by the coding sequence ATGAGTATCGGCACACTTCCCCTGCTGATTCCGGCTGTGATTGCCGTCTCGGCGATCGCTGCTCCTGCCCTGGCCGCTGAGACACCTCCCCCGTTCAGCGGGTTCATCAAGGACTGGGTGATCATCGGCCCCTTCCAGAATCCCGAGAGATCGGGACCGGACGACCGGGGCGCTTTCGATACCGATTACCTCTCGCCCATCGGCGGAGAGGCGAAGGCCAGAATCCGGCCGGAAACGACATTGGCCACGCCAGGCGGCGATACCGTCTCCGCCAAAAGCGTTCGGCTTTCCGGAAACACGCTGGATTTCGCCCTTCATTACCCGTTCACCGACCACAAGCTCGCCTACGCCTACGCGGAACTGAACGCTCCGGCGGACCAGGAAGCGGTCTTCTTCCTGGGATCGGACGATGGCGTCAAGGTATTCGTCAATGGCAAGAACGTCTTCGAGACACTGCTATTCCCGGGCCGGGGTTACGTCGCGCGCCAGGACCGGTTCAACGTTCGCTTGCGCAAGGGCACGAACACCATTCTGGCGAAAGTGGAAAACGCCACCGGAGCCTGGGTCCTGGGGATGGAAGCGTTCACCGGTAAAGAGGCCGAAGACATCACTCTCGCGCTCAAAAAGGCCGAAGACAACCGCGATTTCCAGAACCAGGAGGTTGTGCCGGCCACCATGTGGCCCGGCTACGCCTTCTCGGCGGAGGAGGGCCGCTTCCCCAGAATCGTATGGCGTGATGTCGACCATGTGCGGGAACTGGCCGGCGACGTTCCGCTAACGGTGCGATGGTTTGACAAAGACCTGAATGAGGTGAAGGCGCCAAAGGCTCCCGGCCGCTATGGGGCATATATCGAAGGCAAAACCAAGGACGGTATGGTCGTGAAGCGGGCGATGACGTTCTGCGGCGTGTCAGCAGCTTCGCTCTTTGGCGCGGAATGGGGTCTGGACGTGCCGTATCTGGGTTCGCCCATCGATCCAAAAGTGTGGGATGAGCAGCGGATAAATGTCGCCAACGCCGCCGGCGGCATCTTCCGGGAGTCGTTTCTGTCGTCCCAGGCCGGCGCGGGCGTGCTTGCGGCGCTCATCGACGCCAAGCCTACGGGATCGCCGGCGGGCGTCCTCGATGGCCCGGACGTCAAGTACGATGACTATCACCTGGCCCTCAGGCTGAAACTCGAGAAGCGCGCGGACAAGGTTCGTCCGTTGGCGCCGCCGAAAACGGTGTCCGGCAGCCCGGCCGAAGTGCTTCACGCCGGAACGCCGGCAGAGGCCGGCGTGAAGGCGGATGCCAAAGAGCGAATCGACGCCGTATGCCGCAAGTGGGCCGAGGACTCCGGCGAGCCGTTCACCATCCTCGTGGCGCGGCATGGCGCCATCATCACGCATCAAGCGTTCGGTAAGTCGGCAGACGGAACCCCGTTGCCGCTCGACTACCGCCATGATGTGGCCTCGATCACAAAGGCCGTCAGCGGCATGTTGTTCAGTCAGTTTGTTGACCAGGGATTCACCGCTATCGACGATCCCATCGGCAAGTACCTCCCCGGGTTCCCCACCAAGGGCAAGAAGGCGCTCACGTTTCGCCATCTGTTCACCCACACGAGCGGGCTCGCTGGCCACGGCGAGTGGGGCGGCATCCACAACCCGTACCTGGACAACGTGGTGCTGAACGGCCTCGACAGCCTGGATCCGGGCGCCGCCCATAACTACAACGGGATGGGCTACGACCTGGCCGGCAAGGCGATGGAGGCCATGACCGGCAAGAGCATCATCCGGCTGTTCCACGACAACCTGTATCGCCCGCTCGGTATCGGCGACGTCCCGATGGCGGACCTCGCCTACGGGGCGCGGCTGACCGCGTACCAGCTCGGGGCGCTCGGCCAGGTTCTCGCGAATCACGGAAGGTATGGCGATAAGCAGTTCGTCTCCGAGGAGACGTTTGCCCAGATGCTTCCGCGAAGCCTGAAGGAGTTCTACCCGGAAGTTGACGTGGAATGGGGCATCGGTCTCACGTGGTTCCGGGAGACGAAACCGGGGGCGCCAACCAACTCCACAGACCCGAAGGACATGATCCTCGGCAATCGTGTCATCGGCCATGGCTCGGCGACGGCCTGCATACTCCGCGTCGATCTGGATCACGAGCTGGTCATCGCGCAGATACGCGCGACAGCCGGCCCGAAATACGACGAGTACCTGAAGCAGTTCCTGACAAGCGTCGCGGACTCGCTGACATAG
- a CDS encoding type II toxin-antitoxin system RelE/ParE family toxin, translated as MSDALHGMDADRPLIWLGSPLDDLRRMPEDVKDTFGYALQIVQEGGTAPHVKPLRGFGGASVLEIRDDFDGDTYRTVFTVRFADAIYVLHAFQKKSRVGRKTSQHDLALIRQRLADAAKHHSEHFGGRV; from the coding sequence TTGAGCGATGCACTACACGGAATGGATGCAGACCGACCGCTGATTTGGCTTGGCTCGCCCCTCGACGACCTGCGCCGGATGCCCGAGGACGTGAAGGATACCTTCGGCTATGCCCTTCAGATCGTCCAGGAGGGTGGCACGGCGCCTCACGTCAAGCCGTTGCGCGGGTTCGGTGGAGCGAGCGTCCTCGAGATCCGGGACGACTTTGATGGGGACACATACCGGACCGTGTTCACGGTGAGATTCGCTGATGCGATCTACGTGTTGCACGCGTTCCAGAAGAAGAGCCGTGTTGGGCGCAAGACAAGCCAGCACGACCTCGCACTGATCCGACAACGACTGGCCGACGCCGCGAAGCACCACTCTGAGCACTTTGGGGGTAGGGTCTGA
- a CDS encoding vanadium-dependent haloperoxidase yields the protein MRYRAVLFLAAVAALSYSFATPGRAASAIPAGAPEYHDSIVVRWDNALLQAIRDTKPGPTVVARDLAIVHTAMYDAWATYDAVAHGTRLGGALRHPASERTEANKAEAISYAAFAALVDLFPQTAEVAKFAALMVSLGYDPGYSLQDASTPAGTGNICAEALLQFRHHDGSNQLGDLHAGAYSDYTGYKPVNDPDHIVNPNHWQPLRIPDGKGGFAIQKYFTPQWGGVTPFALKSGSQFRMPGAPFAFISTRLTGRDTERSTIAYIDQARQIVDISSNLTDEQKMIAEYWADGPASELPPGHWCLVAQYVSRRDQHTLDDDVKMFFAVSNAVFDAGIAAWDCKRAFDYARPITAIHYLYKGKWIRAWGGPLKGTQWVRGENWQPYQAPNVVTPSFPECVSGHSTFSGAASEVLKLYTGSDAFGGSVTFPAGSSKFEAGLVPARPVTLSWPTFTDAANQAGISRLYGGIHFSTGDLEGRKVGHKVGAAVWQKAQALFNGTE from the coding sequence ATGCGTTATCGAGCGGTTCTTTTTCTTGCCGCCGTGGCGGCGCTCTCATACTCATTCGCCACTCCCGGTCGTGCGGCGAGCGCGATTCCCGCCGGCGCGCCGGAATACCACGATTCCATCGTCGTTCGGTGGGACAATGCGCTGCTTCAGGCAATTCGCGACACGAAACCGGGTCCAACCGTCGTTGCACGTGACCTGGCCATCGTCCACACGGCGATGTATGACGCCTGGGCGACATACGACGCCGTCGCTCACGGAACGCGCCTCGGGGGAGCGCTCCGCCACCCTGCTTCGGAGCGAACCGAGGCCAATAAGGCCGAGGCGATCTCCTACGCGGCTTTCGCCGCACTGGTCGATCTCTTCCCGCAGACGGCCGAAGTCGCGAAGTTTGCAGCGTTGATGGTGAGCCTCGGATACGATCCCGGCTACTCCCTGCAGGACGCTTCCACACCGGCCGGAACGGGCAACATCTGCGCCGAGGCCCTCCTCCAGTTCCGCCATCACGACGGTTCGAACCAGCTGGGCGATCTGCACGCCGGCGCCTACAGCGACTACACCGGCTACAAGCCGGTGAACGACCCGGACCATATCGTCAATCCCAACCACTGGCAGCCGCTGCGCATACCGGACGGCAAAGGCGGCTTCGCCATCCAGAAGTATTTCACGCCGCAGTGGGGAGGGGTCACACCTTTCGCCCTCAAATCCGGCTCGCAGTTCCGTATGCCGGGCGCCCCATTCGCGTTCATTTCGACGCGCCTGACCGGACGCGATACCGAAAGATCGACGATTGCGTACATCGACCAGGCCCGGCAGATAGTGGATATCAGCTCCAACCTCACGGATGAACAGAAGATGATCGCTGAATACTGGGCGGACGGCCCCGCCTCGGAGCTTCCGCCGGGGCACTGGTGCCTCGTCGCCCAGTATGTCTCGCGCCGGGATCAGCACACACTGGACGACGATGTGAAGATGTTCTTTGCCGTGAGCAACGCGGTGTTTGACGCCGGTATCGCCGCGTGGGACTGCAAGCGCGCCTTTGACTACGCTCGGCCGATCACCGCGATTCACTACCTGTACAAGGGCAAGTGGATCCGGGCCTGGGGCGGCCCGCTCAAGGGAACTCAGTGGGTGAGGGGAGAGAACTGGCAGCCGTACCAGGCGCCGAACGTGGTGACACCCTCTTTCCCGGAGTGCGTGTCGGGACACAGCACGTTCAGCGGCGCCGCCTCCGAGGTGCTGAAATTGTACACCGGCAGCGATGCATTCGGCGGTTCGGTGACGTTCCCGGCGGGGTCCTCCAAATTCGAAGCAGGGCTGGTTCCGGCCCGGCCGGTCACCCTGAGTTGGCCCACCTTTACGGACGCCGCCAACCAGGCCGGCATCTCGCGCCTTTACGGCGGCATCCACTTCAGCACGGGCGACCTTGAGGGCCGTAAAGTGGGGCACAAGGTCGGCGCCGCCGTGTGGCAAAAGGCGCAGGCGCTGTTCAACGGAACGGAGTGA
- a CDS encoding MoaD/ThiS family protein has translation MIRLELPANLRTLAGVHGELELEVEGPVTQRSVLDALEARYPMLRGTIRDHGTLARRAFIRFFACGQDLSLDSPDAPLPDDVASGKEPFLVIGAIAGG, from the coding sequence ATGATACGGCTAGAGCTGCCGGCCAACCTGCGGACTCTGGCCGGCGTCCACGGGGAATTGGAATTGGAGGTGGAAGGACCGGTCACACAGCGATCGGTCCTCGACGCCCTCGAGGCCCGCTACCCCATGCTGCGGGGCACAATACGGGACCACGGCACGCTGGCGCGCCGCGCGTTCATCCGCTTCTTCGCGTGCGGTCAGGACCTGTCGCTGGATTCGCCGGACGCCCCGCTGCCGGACGACGTGGCTTCGGGGAAGGAACCGTTTCTCGTGATAGGCGCCATAGCCGGGGGTTAA
- a CDS encoding DUF2277 domain-containing protein yields the protein MCRNIRTLYNFEPPATDDEIRAASLQFVRKISGFNSPSKANDAAFARAVDEIAAASGRLLTSLESTSAPKDRQGEAAKARARSAVRFGR from the coding sequence ATGTGCAGGAATATCCGAACGCTGTACAATTTCGAGCCGCCGGCCACGGACGACGAGATTCGCGCCGCGTCGCTGCAGTTCGTTCGCAAAATCAGCGGGTTCAACAGCCCGTCGAAGGCAAACGATGCCGCCTTCGCACGGGCTGTTGATGAAATCGCCGCGGCTTCCGGCCGCCTCCTTACGTCCTTGGAATCAACCTCCGCGCCGAAAGACCGCCAGGGAGAGGCCGCCAAGGCCAGAGCGCGCTCAGCCGTCCGATTCGGCCGGTAA
- a CDS encoding exo-alpha-sialidase, with protein MSGVRVLVGTKKGAFILTSDEKRAKWDVSGPQFTGWEIYHMKGSPADPDRIYASQTSGWFGQVIQRSSDGGKSWETPGGGPSTTPDGMPMGESNKFVYEGTPGTHMWYDGTQHPWEFKRVWHLEPSLTDPNTVYAGVEDAALFKSADGGASWQEVAGLRQHESGPRWQPGAGGMCLHTIIQDPGNPGRMFIAISAAGAFRTDDGGTTWKPINRGLRSEYIPDQDADVGHCVHRIAMHPSRPDVLFMQKHWDIMRSDNAGDSWYEVSGNLPSDFGFPIDVHAHEPDTIYVVPIKSDSEHFVPDGKLRVYRSRTGGNEWEALTNGLPQSDCYVNVLRDAMAVDSLDSCGIYFGTTGGQVYASANSGDTWAPIVRDLPAVLSVEVQTLQ; from the coding sequence ATGAGCGGAGTACGCGTGCTGGTTGGCACAAAGAAAGGCGCTTTCATCCTGACATCGGACGAAAAGCGTGCAAAGTGGGACGTTTCAGGCCCCCAGTTCACAGGCTGGGAGATTTACCATATGAAGGGCTCGCCCGCCGACCCGGACCGGATATACGCCTCGCAGACCAGTGGCTGGTTCGGCCAGGTGATCCAGCGATCGAGCGACGGCGGCAAGTCGTGGGAAACGCCGGGCGGCGGGCCGTCGACGACGCCGGATGGCATGCCCATGGGAGAGAGCAACAAGTTCGTCTACGAGGGCACGCCGGGCACCCACATGTGGTACGACGGCACACAGCACCCCTGGGAGTTCAAGCGGGTCTGGCACCTGGAGCCGTCGCTCACCGATCCGAACACCGTTTACGCCGGCGTGGAGGACGCCGCATTGTTCAAATCGGCCGATGGCGGCGCCTCTTGGCAGGAGGTTGCCGGCCTGCGGCAGCACGAGTCGGGGCCGCGCTGGCAGCCGGGAGCGGGCGGAATGTGTCTGCACACCATCATCCAGGATCCGGGCAACCCGGGGCGGATGTTCATCGCCATCTCGGCCGCGGGAGCGTTCAGGACCGACGACGGCGGCACGACGTGGAAACCGATCAACCGCGGACTGCGCTCCGAGTACATCCCGGATCAAGACGCCGACGTCGGACACTGTGTCCACAGGATCGCGATGCACCCGTCGCGCCCGGACGTGCTCTTCATGCAGAAACATTGGGACATCATGCGAAGCGACAACGCCGGTGATTCGTGGTACGAGGTGAGCGGCAACCTGCCGTCCGACTTCGGGTTCCCGATCGACGTTCACGCACACGAGCCGGACACGATCTACGTCGTTCCGATCAAGAGCGATTCCGAGCATTTCGTGCCCGACGGCAAACTGCGCGTCTACCGCAGCCGCACCGGCGGCAACGAATGGGAGGCCCTGACCAACGGGCTGCCGCAGAGTGACTGCTACGTGAACGTCCTGCGCGACGCGATGGCCGTGGATTCGCTCGATTCCTGCGGCATCTATTTCGGCACAACCGGCGGGCAGGTCTACGCTTCCGCAAACTCCGGCGATACGTGGGCTCCCATCGTGCGAGACTTGCCGGCGGTCCTGTCGGTGGAGGTCCAAACACTTCAATGA
- a CDS encoding MFS transporter: protein MAQDSTAMERAYSERQSGRFYLELSVYWFALSFLWAGMITIVIQTLVKHMAGPTKDLTLGWTLGIGAMISTVVVIITGAMSDRSRWVMGRRRPYMIVGTLLSVPGLLWLARVQSIPAMLGAFCLIQFWVNVATSPYQALIPDMVPKERQGAASAYMGMSSLLGQLGGLVLCGTLIRKPGGLWIIMVTLSVLLVVAMIYTVIRIPEQSAAQNPAPRIGMWGTLVQSFHVKPSEHPDFFWLIASRFMVNMGFYTATEFLLYYVGDTLGAPKPEDTVTTIFLITTVAGLVGNFPAGFLGDRMPKKRIVYASAGITAVAALVFLLTSSIHVAFVAAFIFGMGFGAFAAVDWALATNLLPEHDEAKFMGVWHVSFTVPQVIAPMIGGPVAYLFNTRIHTILGYNTGPGFGYRIALLMVILYFVAGVALIRPVRERVIAKVATQAA from the coding sequence ATGGCACAAGACAGCACGGCGATGGAGCGGGCTTACTCCGAGCGGCAGTCGGGGCGTTTCTACCTGGAGCTGAGCGTGTACTGGTTCGCGCTCTCGTTCCTGTGGGCGGGCATGATCACCATCGTTATCCAGACGCTGGTGAAGCACATGGCCGGCCCCACCAAGGACCTCACGCTGGGCTGGACGCTGGGCATCGGCGCGATGATCTCCACCGTGGTGGTCATCATCACAGGGGCGATGAGCGATCGGTCGCGATGGGTGATGGGGCGCCGCCGTCCGTATATGATCGTGGGTACGCTGCTCTCCGTGCCGGGGCTTCTCTGGCTGGCCCGTGTTCAGAGCATACCGGCAATGCTCGGCGCGTTCTGCCTGATCCAGTTCTGGGTAAACGTCGCGACCTCACCGTACCAGGCGCTGATTCCGGACATGGTGCCGAAAGAACGTCAGGGCGCCGCGTCCGCCTATATGGGAATGTCGAGCCTGCTGGGGCAACTCGGGGGACTCGTTCTCTGTGGCACCCTGATCCGCAAGCCGGGCGGCCTCTGGATCATCATGGTCACGCTCTCAGTGCTTCTCGTCGTGGCGATGATCTATACGGTGATACGCATCCCGGAGCAATCCGCCGCGCAGAACCCGGCGCCCCGTATCGGCATGTGGGGCACGCTCGTCCAGTCGTTCCACGTCAAACCGAGCGAACACCCTGATTTCTTCTGGCTCATAGCGTCCCGCTTCATGGTCAACATGGGGTTCTACACCGCCACGGAGTTCCTGCTGTACTACGTTGGGGACACGCTGGGGGCGCCCAAGCCGGAGGATACGGTCACCACCATCTTCCTCATTACCACCGTAGCGGGTCTGGTTGGCAATTTCCCCGCGGGTTTCCTGGGCGACAGAATGCCCAAAAAGCGGATAGTTTACGCGTCGGCGGGCATCACCGCTGTCGCGGCGCTGGTGTTCCTGCTCACCAGTTCCATCCATGTGGCATTTGTGGCGGCCTTCATCTTCGGCATGGGATTCGGGGCATTCGCGGCGGTCGACTGGGCCTTGGCCACCAACCTGCTTCCGGAGCACGATGAGGCGAAATTCATGGGTGTGTGGCACGTCTCATTCACGGTGCCGCAGGTGATTGCGCCGATGATCGGAGGGCCGGTGGCTTACCTGTTCAACACCCGGATTCACACGATCCTGGGATACAACACGGGGCCTGGATTCGGATACCGCATCGCCTTGTTGATGGTCATCCTTTACTTCGTCGCCGGTGTGGCGCTCATCCGGCCGGTGCGGGAGCGCGTGATCGCGAAGGTGGCAACGCAGGCCGCGTAA